In Piliocolobus tephrosceles isolate RC106 chromosome 18, ASM277652v3, whole genome shotgun sequence, the DNA window aggctcacgccaccatgcctggctattttttttgtatttttagtagagacggggtttcaccgtgttagccaggatggtctcgagtctcaatctcctgaccgcatgagccaccgcgcctggcctaaaagtttttaatttatatgatACATTCTTCTCTTTTTGTAGGCAGTGAGTTACTACTTATCACATGCATGGTATATGTGCCAGGTGTATGTCAGGCACTTTACATAAATTAGTTAATCCTTACAACAGTCCTGTGAGTATTAATTCCTCATACGGGATTACTGACCTTTTGCATGGAAGAGCAAAGATTCAAACCTAGGGCCAATGCGAGAACCGATGTGACTTTGCACTACACGAGCCTGATTGTTACTGAGTATAGGAAGTTCACGGTCAAATGATCCTGCTGTTAGCATGTAACTGGAATATGAATTTTGTGTacatttatttgatttaattACACCTATTTTGAAGTGTGCCAAGACAATTTCTTCATTATGTTTGACTGTTACACCTTCTGTTGGGCAAAAAGgatgctgaaaatgaaataaattaatgattttgtttgcttgtttgtttgttttcccataGAGCCTACTATTAACTAATTTAAAATCcttgggctcatgcctgtaatcccaacactttagtaggcagaggcagaaggatcgcttgggGCCAcaagttcgagactaacctgggcaacagccaaccctgtctctaccaaaaaaaaaaaaaaacaaatggccttggtgtggtggtatgtacctgtagtcctagctacttgagacgctgaggcaggaggattgcatgagcccaggagctcaaggctacagtgaggtgtgatcgtgccactgcactccagcctgaccaatggacagagaccctatctaaaaacaatgttttttttaattatagggCTGCTTGTTACTGTGATTAAGTGTTCTACAATATTATATCTAggctaattaatttttatcttaaaatatccAGTTACTGTTCTGATTGCCTCATAAAAACATgtgttttaaaaagcttttttgaAATAATAGTAAAGTTCGTATATTGCAGTTGGTTGATATATCTGAGTATCTTTTAATCTATAGATattccccctcctttttttcttatgttcttGCAATTTTCTGTTGAAACAATGTGATAAATCTCCCTGATAAGTTTTCCCAGAGTCAGGATTTTGAGTATTGCATctccatagtttttttttgtttgtttttgtttatgttttttcttcttgagatggagtttcactcttgttgcccaggctggagtgcagtggtgcaacctccaccttccggattcaagtgattcctgccttagccacccaagtagcagcgattacaggcgcccaccacctcgccctcctaatttttgcatttttaatagagacagcgtttcaccacattggccagcccggtctcgaacttctgacctcaagtgatctgcccatgtcagccttccagagtgctgggattacaggcatcagccaccgtgcccaacccatagtttcttttaaagcatatttattCAAGTGTTTCCTTACCTTATTTCAAGTTTTTACAGTTAACCTGTAGTGATTTCAGTGTTGGGAACAACAACTTGCTCGTGGGGATTTTGCTGGGGTTTAACACGAGATCGTAATTTTAATGGTTTGAtcgattttcttaatttttgtcaaGACTGAAATGAACATCGtacttcttttgaaatatttctggCACTCAGTATTGACATAAACTTGCTATACAATTATTAAAATCGTTTACATAATGATTTGcccataattttaaaactttatttttcattgctgtttctcaaaatgttgaCAGACTTAATGACTCTCTGTGTCTTAGTCTCTCTAAGTGAAATAAGTATTTCATATACgttctttaattttcctttgcttCACAATTGAACAGTCTTTCAGTGAGCTTCTGAAGAAGGCTAAAGATTCACTTTACCTAATCATTTCCTCCTTTATCTTAATTGTGTTACTGTGTCTGCAgtttttttatattcataaagtacatatacaaataattatacaaaCACCACTATATAAACGTGGCTCCAttgtataaaataagaaattttgttTGGCAAAAATGTTCAACAGCTGAGAAAAGTAGGAAGACAGGCAAGTCGGTGCATGTGTGAAAGCGCATGCTATATGATAGCTATGAATGGCATGGGAAGCAAATCAAATAGCATGTCTGTGCTCCGCATGGGAAGTCATGGCATATGGATGAAACATTTGGCACCTCTTCAAATTGCTGAGTTTAGAGGAAACATCAGCAGTGAATTATCCAGACAGTAGTTGCCACCTGGATACTACACAAAATTATATAGtgaataaatttgtatttgatGCTTGTATCTCTTTCTACACTTCTCTCTTATCCCACCATAAGCACCCCCACTTAATTTCTTGGTGTCTTAATACAGTTCTAAAACTTATTGGACATTTAacattaagcacctactatgtgctagacattaCGAAAGTCTCTCTGTATGGATCACAGTATTGGAAGTAACTTTTGAATAATGtggaaaacaaaaggagaaatttaCAGCCACCATAATGATGTTACATTTTCTACAGAAGACTTCCAAATTCCATAAATGGGCCTTTTTTCAGTAACCACACTCTCACGCCTCTCATCCTTCACTTAACgtatataacatataaaagtTTCATTCCCTGGGTGCTATAAATGGTGCTCTTAATAAAGTGATGCTTTGATAAGTTTACAGAAAGCTAAATAATGTGTGTGTTTAAGCGCTTACTCATCTAGAATACATAGAATGCATTGGGGATACTGTGGTAGAAATGCGTACGTTTGAAATGATTCTAAACCAGTGATGCTCTCAAGGAGTGATTGCGAGGTTAACTTTACCTCCTTCCAAACCACTTCAGATAAGCATAATCTAAGTAAATTCCAATGCAGATACACTCTCAAGACAAGTCTACTTCCCATCTTCCTTCCCTCAACAGATTACTACCCTAATCCCTTCCTGTcgatatgttttttttaaaaggctagtCAGATGGAGCAGTGGgagtagaaaaagaataaatctgtaactggttgtggCCATTCTGAGTGCACTGGTATTTACAGCTAATTAATTACAACTGGTTACAGATATATTTGTTGCTGTTCTACTCCTACGACTTCGCTTGACTAGCCTTAAAAGAAAATGGTGGTAATAGTGGAGATGGTGGTCCAGATGTTGAGAGTTCTTTATCCTTGTCAGAGTTTTTACATGATCCTACAGTGGGGAGCCCTCAGGTGAGAAGAGAGGTGACAGATAATGTTGGTCACGTTGTTGTTTAAGGTGATTACTGATCTAGCCAAGGAATGATGAGACCCTCAGGTGAGATAGTAGTAGTGGGAATAGAAAATGGATTTAAGAGagagtccaggctgggcacagtagctcatacctgtaatcccagcacttcgggaggctgaggtgagaggattgcctgaggccaggaattcaagaccaccctgggcaacaacgTAGTGAGTCCCCATCTCCACACAAAAAAGAAgctagtcaggtgtggtggcgcacacccgtagttctagctactgaggaggctgaggcaggaagatcatttgagcccaggtaggaggctgcagtgagctatgattgtaccactgcattccagcctgggcaatagaacaagaccctgtctctcaaaaaacaagagaGTCCAGAAATGAAAACTCTGAGCAGTTGAATATATCTCTGAGCAGTTGAATAAAACTCTGAGCAGTTGAATATCCAGGTTGAATATCAGAGGAAAGATTGGAAATAAAGACTGGAACTTATgactaagttttttttgtttgttgttgttgttgttttagttatGGTGTATTTAGTTTTGTATCATTATCACCTACCCCTGAAATATATGTGACAgtcataattatattttctaaaaatatgtaattagtGTAATTCAGATGTTTTTAAATCATCTCTTATTAGGCATGTGAAATGTACTTACTTCGTCAGATGTCAACATGAGAATAGATGTCAAGTGTCAACACCTCTCTgcctattatttttttgagagatttTGAGGGAGGGatttacactatatatatatatgttttttttttttttttttttttttttNNNNNNNNNNNNNNNNNNNNNNNNNNNNNNNNNNNNNNNNNNNNNNNNNNNNNNNNNNNNNNNNNNNNNNNNNNNNNNNNNNNNNNNNNNNNNNNNNNNNgtgatccgcccatctcggcctcccaaagtgctgggattacaggcttgagccaccgcgcccggcctacgcTATATATTATTATCTCCCCACATCAGCCACATCTGCTTCGTTTGGTTGCAGTTCTATTTGCATACCATACAAGAAAAGATGGAAATTGATGGTTCAGGAGAACAGTTAAGCCTAAGGATAATGGAGAATTCAAATAACATTTTCACTATTCTTTAAATGTTACACTTTCAGTTGCAAATATCTGAAGCCGCCTTGAGATGTACAAGAActtttgaatgtatttaaatgcatttaaataataagatggaacttaatttttttttcacggAGAAGAAAaatgctggctgggcgcggtggctcactcctgtaattccagcactttaggaggccaaggcgggtgaatcacctgagatgaggagttcgagactagtcttaccaacatggtgaaaccttgtctctactgaaaatacaaaaataagccaggcatggtgtcaggtgcctgtaatcccagctactcgggaggctgagacaggagaattgcttgaacccaggaggcggagtttacagtgagccaggatcgtgccactgcactccacctgggcagctgagcgagactccatctcaaaaaaaaagaaaaaagaaaaatgtcttaataaaaattttaataaaatgttttaacagTTGCTTAACctatttctcactttctttcctAGTTTGTCAAATAAAATTGTTGAGAATAAATTGAGATgatcaacattaaaaatatttaaagagcgTTTTGTTAGAAATAattgtataaaatgttttattaaatacaGGTTTAAATTTAGTTATAGGTAGCAGAgactttaaaaattggaaaaatggaaaataactagTGTAATGATAAACATAGCCATTTTTTACTTAAGGGAACTTGAGGGTTTGGAGATTTTAGGTGATTTTCTCACCATAGCAGTCATCTACTAAGAAAGGCAgaacaaacttttttttgaaGAGTTACTGCCCCACTAGAGTCCAGGACCAGGCTGATCTATGTTCTTGAGTGATtagagtaaatttaaaaattggggaCTGCTCAGGCAAAGAAAGGGAAATGGTCTGCAAGTGAAATGGCATCATGGAGGTGTAGTGGTCTTTGCTGAGGCCCACAGGCTGGCCAGCCGCTGATTGAGCAACACAGGGTCATTGCAGATGGCACTGAGAAACCAGTGTTCAGAGAGATGAGTCTGATGGGCATGTTTGGCACAGGATCCAGAGCCATGTGAGGGTCATTCAGCTGTAGAAATGTCTCAGCTTTCATCATGGACATAGTGTCAAGATAACTTATTTATGTTAGAATTTAcgttctttccttttaaaaaaaagtaggcatctttttaaaaaccctttaGAAAAAAGGCATATCTGAATTGAAATGCATTGCTTCAAGTTGATGAATCAGGAACACAAATGACAAACCATGGATCTCTCAGTTTATGTTTAACTCCCTTAAGAGAATTTACAGGGCTGGgtgatgggtgcagtggctcatgcctgtattcccagcactttgggaggccaaggcgagtggatcacttgagctcaggagttcaagaccagcctgagcaatttgtgaaactccatttctaccaaaactacaaaaaataaacacataaaacaatTTGTGATGTTTATATAATTAAACCCTTTAAGTTAGTGTTTTTTGGTCAGTTTTGGATTAAAGGATCTTATTCGAGTTAAATATTCTCTCTCCTAAAAAAGTGCATATGTGCAGAATTTACACATTTTACTAGCAAATGTTTCCCCTTAAGACCCCGGGGTTATATATATAagtgcatatgtatataaatgtatatataaatatgtatgtttttggttatttttaatttttaattatagatacataatagttgtatgtAATTTGTGgggcacatgtgatattttgctCCAAGTattcaatgtgtaaaaatcaagGTAATTGGtttacctcaagcatttatcatttatttgtgataGGGGCATTCTAATTCCTCTCTTAGTTATGGTGAAAGGGGAATAAATAATTAACTGTAGTTGCCCTATTGTGCTACTGAACACTAGATCTAATTtgttctatctaactatatttttgtacccattaactctcTCTCATCTCCCCCTTTCCACAACCCTTCCCAGTCTTTGACAGTTGTCATTCTATTTCTGTGAGTTTAATTTTTCACTCCCCcatacgagtgagaacatgcaatatttgtcttggTGTGcatgacttatttcacttaaagtactgtcctccagttccatccatgttgtggcaaatgatagaatttcattcttttctatggctgagtaatattccactgtgtatatgaaccacattttctttatccattcatctgttgatggacacttagattgattccatatcttgactattgtgaatagtgttgcagtaaacataggagtgcagttATCTCTTCCGTATACTAATTTCCTCTCACTCCATttgaaatggcttttatccagAAGGTAGTCAGTAATGAATGTTGGCAtaaatgtggagaaaggggaacccttgtacactgttggtgggaagcaGCCACTgtttggagaacagtttgaaagttcctcaaaaaactacaaatagagcTACcgtatgattcagcaattccactcctgagtatacacccaaaagaaaggaaatcagtatataaaaGAGATATGTGCTTCTATGTTGACTGCAGGACTAtatttttatactatatattGTGATTTTAACATACACTGTGCTTTTAGAAGTGTCAAAAGGAGCCTCATCATAAAGCATATTCTCTAGAAAAACTGTTCTACAACACTATCAGAGTTCTTACATATTGCTATTACATTATTTCCATATAAATCTGGAGTGATTAtgaatttgaaatgtttattgtATAGGCTATAtctttttcacagaaaaaaaaatacatatatttttctgacAGTTGTGTGTTGAccaacaccacattttctttttttattctagaTTCCGAAGAGGCTCAATCTGTAAATCCTTCTAGTGTTGATGAAAATATTGACTCtgaaacagagaaagactctctcATCTGTGAAAGTAAACAGATACTTCCCAGTAAAGCACCTCTTCCATCTGCCCTTGATGAGTATGAGTtcaaagatgatgatgatgaagaaatTAATAAGATGATTGATGATAGGCATATTCTTAGGAAAGAACAACGAAAAGAAAATGAACCTGAAGCAGAAAAAACTCATTTATTTGCAAAACAGGAGAAAGCTTTCTATCCTaaatcatttaaaagtaaaaaacaaaagccatctaGGGTCTTATATTCAAGTACTGAAAGTTCTGATGAAGAAGCTCTTCAGAATAAAAAGATTTCTACTTCATGTTCTGTCATCCCTGAAACATCAAATTCTGATATACAGACCAAAAAGGAATATGTAGTTTCAGGTGAACACAAACAGAAAggcaaagttaaaagaaaattgaaaaatcagaataaaaataaagagaaccaAGAGCTaaagcaagaaaaggaaggaaaagaaaatacaagaataaCAAACTTGACAGTAAATACTGGACTAGATTGTTCAGAAAAGACCAGGGAGGAGGGGAACTTTAGGAAATCTTTTAGCCCAAAAGATGATACttcattacatttatttcatatGTCGACTGGTAAATCTCCCAAACATTCTTGTGGATTAAGTGAAAAACAGTCAACACCACTAAAACAAGAACATACTAAAACATGTTTATCACCAGGAAGTTCCGAAATGTCATTACAGCCTGATCTTGTTCGGTATGATAATACAGAATCTGAATTCTTGCCAGAAAGTTCAAGTGTAAAATCCTgtaagcataaagaaaaaagcaaacatcaGAAAGATTTCCACTTAGAATTTGGTGAAAAATCAAATGTCAAAATAAAGGATGAAGATCATAGCCCAGCATTTGAAAATTCAGATTGCACactgaaaaaaatggataaagaaggtaaaacattaaaaaaacataaattgaagcataaagagagggaaaaagaaaagcataaaaaagaaatcgaaggtgaaaaggaaaaatacaaaaataaggatAGTGCCAAAGAACTACAGAGGAGTGTGGAATTTGATAGAGAATTTtggaaagagaatttttttaaaagtgatgaaACTGAAGATCTCTTTTTAAATATGGAACATGAATCcttaacattagaaaaaaaatcaaaattggaaaaaaacatcaaagaagataaatcaACCAAGGAAAAGCATGTCTCAAAAGAGAGGAACTTTAAAGAGGAACGAGACAAGATTAAAAAGGAAAGCGAGAAATCTTttagggaggaaaaaataaaagatctaaaagaagagagagaaaacataccCACAGATAAAGACTCAGAATTTACTTTGGGTATGAGTGCCATTGAGGAATCCATGGGGCTTCAtttagtggaaaaggaaatagacattgaaaaacaagaaaagcatataaaggaaagtaaagaaaaacctGAGAAGCGATCTCAAACTAAAGAAAAGGACATTgagaagatggaaagaaaaaactttgaaaaagaaaggaagataaaacaTGAGCATAagtcagaaaaagacaaattagATCTTGGTGAATGTgttgataaaataaaagaaaaggacaagCTATATTCGCATCACACAGAAAAATGCCATAAAGAAGGTGAGAAGAGCAAAAATACTGCTGCTATTAGAAAAACTGATGACAgagagaaaagtagagaaaagatGGATAGGAAACATGACAAAGAAAAGCCTGAAAAAGATAGGCATCTagcagaaagcaaagaaaagcacttgatggagaaaaaaaataaacaaacagatagTAGTGAGTATACTAAatcagaaaaaggcaaaaataaagaaaaagaccgGGAgctagataaaaaggaaaaatctagaGATAAAGAAAGTATAAATATAACTAACTCCAAACacatacaggaagaaaaaaaatcaagtatagTAGATGGTAATAAAGCACAACATGAAAAACCCTTGtcccttaaagaaaaaacaaaagatgaacCTTTGAAAACTccagatggaaaagaaaaagataagaaagatatagatagatacaaaGAACGAGAcaaacataaagataaaattcaACTAAATAGCTTACTCAAACTAAAATCTGAAGCAGATAAACCTAAACCTAAGTCATCACCAGCGTCAAAAGATACCCGgcctaaagaaaagaggttagtGAATGATGATTTAATGCAGACAAGTTTTGAACGGATGCTAAGCCTTAAAGACCTAGAAATAGAACAGTGGCAcaaaaaacataaggaaaaaattaagcaaaaagaaaaggaacggTTGAGAAACCGTAACTGTttagaacttaaaatgaaagataaagaaaaaacaaagcatacACTAACTGAATCCAAAAATAAAGAACTTACTAGGTCAAAGAGTTCAGAATTGACTGATGCATATACCAAGGAGAAACAACCTAAAGATGCTGTGAGTAACAGATCACAGTCTGTTGACACCAAAAATGTAATGACTTTAGGGAAGTCATCTTTTGTTTCAGATAATAGCTTAAACAGGTCTCCTAGATCAGAAAATGAAAAGCCGGGTCTCAGCTCCAGATCTGTATCCTTGATTTCTGTTGCTAGTTCAGAAGATTCCTGCCATACTACAGTGACAACCCCAAGGCCTCCAGTTGAGTATGACTCTGACTTTATGTTAGAGAGTTCAgaatcccaaatgtccttttccCAGTCACCTTTTTTGTCAATTGCCAAATCTCCTGCCCTGCATGAAAGGGAATTGGATAGCCTGGCTGACTTGCCAGAGCGGATTAAACCACCGTATGCAAACAGACTTTCAACATCCCATCTTAGGTCATCTTCTGTAGAAGATGTTAAACTAATTATAAGCGAGGGGAGACCTACTGTAGAAGTTCGAAGATGTAGCATGCCTTCTGTCATTTGTGAACATACAAAACAGTTCCAGACAATATCAGAAGAGAGCAATCAAGGTAGCTTATTAACTGTGCCAAGAGATACTAGTCCTTCTCCCAAACCTGAGGTATTCTCAAATGTGCCTGAAAGAGACCTTTCAAATGTGTCTAACATACATTCCGGTTTTACAATTTCTCCAACTGGAGCTTCAAACAGCAAATATGTTTCAGCTGATAGAAATGTCATCAAGAATACTGCCCCAGTGGGCACTGTAATGGACAGTCCAGTGCACTTAGAGCCATCTAGTCAGGTTGGTGTGATCCAGAATAAGTCATGGGAGATGCCTGTTGATAGACTAGAGACATTAAGCACCAGAGACTTTATCTGCCCAAATTCTAACACACCCGATCAAGAATCCTCTCTTCAGAGTTTTTgcaattctgaaaataaaatattgaaagaaaatgcTGATTTTTTATCCCTGCCGCAGACTGAACTGCCAGGAAACTCTTGCGCTCAGGATCCAGCATCCTTTATGCCTTCACAGCAGCCTTGCTCTTTCCCCAGCCAATCACTTTCAGATCCTGAATCGATTTCTAAACATATGTCTTTGTCATATGTTGCCAATCAAGAGCCAGGTATTTTACAGCAAAAAAATGCAGTTCAGATTAGTAGTTCTGTTTTAGATACTGATAATGAAtctacaaaagatacagaaaatacttTTGTCCTAGGAGATGTTCAAAAAACAGATGCCTTTGTCCCGGTGTACTCTGACAGCAATATTCAAGAAGCATCACCAAACTTTGAGAAGGCTTATACTTCACCTGTATTACCATCAGAAAAGGACTTTAATGGAAATGATGCCTCTACCCAGCTAAATACACATTATGCATTTAGCAAACTAACTTACAAGTCTTCCAGTGGCCATGAAGTTGAGAATAGCACAACTGATATTCAGGTCATttcacatgaaaaagaaaataaactggagAGTTTGGTTTTAACTCATTTGAATAGGTGTGATTCTGATTTATGTGAAATGAATGCAGGGATGCCAAAAGGAAACCTAAATGAACAAGATCCAAAACATTGTCCTGAAAGTGAAAAGTGTGTGCTTTCCATAGAAGATGAAGAATCTCAACAAAGCATTTTATCAAGTCTGGAAAACCATTCACAACAGTCAGCTCAACCAGAAATGCAGAAATATGGTCAGTTAGTTAAagcagaattagaagaaaatgccgaagatgataaaactgaaaaccaaattcCTCAAAGAATGACTAGAAACAAAGCAAATACAATGGCAAATCAAAGCAAACAGATTCTTGCTAGCTGTACACTATTATCAGAAAAAGACAGTGAATCCTCATCTCCTAGAGGAAGAATAAGATTAACTGAAGATGACGATCCACAAATTCACCATCCACGGAAAAGGAAAGTGTCACGTGTACCTCAGCCTGTGCAAGTGAGTCCCTCTTTACTACaagcaaaagagaaaactcaGCAATCTCTGGCAGCCATTGTAGATTCTCTGAAACTAGATGAGATTCAGCCATACAGTTCAGAGAGAGCAAATCCATATTTTGAGTACTTGcacataaggaaaaaaatagaagaaaaacgcAAATTATTGTGTAGTGTGATTCCTCAAGCACCTCAGTATTATGACGAATATGTAACATTTAACGGATCCTATCTCCTGGATGGAAACCCCTTAAGCAAGATTTGTATTCCCACAGTAAGTAACATCATCCCTTCCTATACACCTGTAAGACTGCCCAATAGAAGTATAACGCTAGCCACGTAGGTAATTTGAAGTTTTCTAGTAGATAGATTCTTTCAGCAAAACCGTCTGTTAATGAGTCAAGAAATATAAAGCTAGTAACGTTCTTCTTTCATTCCCCAACTTTATTTTCCCTTAAAGAGTAAGAAATTTTAGCCAAAATAATATATAGTGACATAGCCTTGAAATATAGGTACaactataaaaaacaaatttaaattagaaCTTTGTACAAATGATTTCAGTAAAAATCATTTCAGATGAACCATATTAGATTGGTGCCTTAAATCAGTCTGTtgactttatatatgtatacatttattgtaTAAATTTACCCAGGGATTTATACACATAGACTATATAGAGTCTGCATATGTATTGTAAACACCTAAATGTGTTTGTTATATTCGTACTGTCACCTTTTCTTACTCTCGCAAAGGTGATGTAATTGAAGTTTGACTTCCTTGAAACAATTCTTGGGATATATCTAGTTATATTAGAAGTTTAGCTGTATCAAATATTGTTCTAAAAGGGACTATAAGCAGAGGTGAGAAATATTCCTGGATGTAGTgggacttttttttaattttcattttttaatgagaattaCTAAAGTAGCAAAACACAGCACAATATAGTAGAAAGCACTGTAGATTTCCAATTCGCATATATTACTACAGTCTGGATTTTGCTACAGACCCACTGTGTGATCTTAAATAATTCATTTCCCATCTCAGATCCttagttttcacatctgtaaaacaagAGTAACTGTCTACCCTACTTCAAAGCAGGTTGAAATAGTATGTACCAAAGCCCATTAAAACTTTTAAACACTATATAGATTTAAGGTGGTTACCGTTGTTTTATACAGCTGCAAATCACTGTAAGGGTCGTATTTATTCAAGCTAATATATGAACTCCAGATTTGTACATAAAATGCTGTGTGTTTGAGTTTACTGGACTGAAACTCGTTTACTTAAAATttagttagaaaaataataaagac includes these proteins:
- the ANKRD12 gene encoding ankyrin repeat domain-containing protein 12 isoform X3, yielding MACPPPLGTSKDKIASYSKTPKIERSDVSKEMKEKSSMKRKLPFTISPSRNEERDSDTDSDPGHTSENWGERLISSYRTYSEKEGPEKKKTKKEAGNKKSTPVSILFGYPLSERKQMALLMQMTARDNSPDSTPNHPSQTTPAQKKTPSSSSRQKDKVNKRNERGETPLHMAAIRGDVKQVKELISLGANVNVKDFAGWTPLHEACNVGYYDVAKILIAAGADVNTQGLDDDTPLHDSASSGHRDIVKLLLRHGGNPFQANKHGERPVDVAETEELELLLKREVPLSDDDESYTDSEEAQSVNPSSVDENIDSETEKDSLICESKQILPSKAPLPSALDEYEFKDDDDEEINKMIDDRHILRKEQRKENEPEAEKTHLFAKQEKAFYPKSFKSKKQKPSRVLYSSTESSDEEALQNKKISTSCSVIPETSNSDIQTKKEYVVSGEHKQKGKVKRKLKNQNKNKENQELKQEKEGKENTRITNLTVNTGLDCSEKTREEGNFRKSFSPKDDTSLHLFHMSTGKSPKHSCGLSEKQSTPLKQEHTKTCLSPGSSEMSLQPDLVRYDNTESEFLPESSSVKSCKHKEKSKHQKDFHLEFGEKSNVKIKDEDHSPAFENSDCTLKKMDKEGKTLKKHKLKHKEREKEKHKKEIEGEKEKYKNKDSAKELQRSVEFDREFWKENFFKSDETEDLFLNMEHESLTLEKKSKLEKNIKEDKSTKEKHVSKERNFKEERDKIKKESEKSFREEKIKDLKEERENIPTDKDSEFTLGMSAIEESMGLHLVEKEIDIEKQEKHIKESKEKPEKRSQTKEKDIEKMERKNFEKERKIKHEHKSEKDKLDLGECVDKIKEKDKLYSHHTEKCHKEGEKSKNTAAIRKTDDREKSREKMDRKHDKEKPEKDRHLAESKEKHLMEKKNKQTDSSEYTKSEKGKNKEKDRELDKKEKSRDKESINITNSKHIQEEKKSSIVDGNKAQHEKPLSLKEKTKDEPLKTPDGKEKDKKDIDRYKERDKHKDKIQLNSLLKLKSEADKPKPKSSPASKDTRPKEKRLVNDDLMQTSFERMLSLKDLEIEQWHKKHKEKIKQKEKERLRNRNCLELKMKDKEKTKHTLTESKNKELTRSKSSELTDAYTKEKQPKDAVSNRSQSVDTKNVMTLGKSSFVSDNSLNRSPRSENEKPGLSSRSVSLISVASSEDSCHTTVTTPRPPVEYDSDFMLESSESQMSFSQSPFLSIAKSPALHERELDSLADLPERIKPPYANRLSTSHLRSSSVEDVKLIISEGRPTVEVRRCSMPSVICEHTKQFQTISEESNQGSLLTVPRDTSPSPKPEVFSNVPERDLSNVSNIHSGFTISPTGASNSKYVSADRNVIKNTAPVGTVMDSPVHLEPSSQVGVIQNKSWEMPVDRLETLSTRDFICPNSNTPDQESSLQSFCNSENKILKENADFLSLPQTELPGNSCAQDPASFMPSQQPCSFPSQSLSDPESISKHMSLSYVANQEPGILQQKNAVQISSSVLDTDNESTKDTENTFVLGDVQKTDAFVPVYSDSNIQEASPNFEKAYTSPVLPSEKDFNGNDASTQLNTHYAFSKLTYKSSSGHEVENSTTDIQVISHEKENKLESLVLTHLNRCDSDLCEMNAGMPKGNLNEQDPKHCPESEKCVLSIEDEESQQSILSSLENHSQQSAQPEMQKYGQLVKAELEENAEDDKTENQIPQRMTRNKANTMANQSKQILASCTLLSEKDSESSSPRGRIRLTEDDDPQIHHPRKRKVSRVPQPVQVSPSLLQAKEKTQQSLAAIVDSLKLDEIQPYSSERANPYFEYLHIRKKIEEKRKLLCSVIPQAPQYYDEYVTFNGSYLLDGNPLSKICIPTITPPPSLSDPLKELFRQQEVVRMKLRLQHSIEREKLIVSNEQEVLRVHYRAARTLANQTLPFSACTVLLDAEVYNVPLDSQSDDSKTSVRDRFNARQFMSWLQDVDDKFDKLKTCLLMRQQHEAAALNAVQRLEWQLKLQELDPATYKSISIYEIQEFYVPLVDVNDDFELTPI